CTCGCGCATCCCGGGGCCGCCCATGGGGCCTTCATAGCGGATTACGACCACGTCCCCCGGGCGGATGGCCCCGGTCATGATGGCCTCGGTGGCCGCCTCCTCGGTGTCGAAGACCCGTGCCGGCCCCTCGTGGCGCATCATTTCGGGCCGCACGGCGGACTGCTTGACCACGCAGCCTTCGGGGGCCAGGTTGCCGAAAAGAACCGCCAGCCCGCCCTCCGGGTGATACGGCGAGTCCAGCGGGCGGATCACCGCGGGGTCCAGGACGCGTGCGTTGGCGAGGTTTTCGCCGACTGTGGCGGCGCTGACCGTCAGACAGGCGGGGTCTATCAGCCCGCCCGCGAGCAGCGTCTGCATCAGCGCCGGGATGCCGCCTGCGCGGTCGAGGTCCTCCACATGGTCCTTGCCGCCGGGGCTGAGCGAACAGAGGTGGGGGGTTTGGGCGCTGACGGCGTTGATCATCTCCAGGTCGAAGTCCACCCCGGCCTCGCGCGCCAGGGCGCTCAGATGCAGGACGGTGTTGGTCGAGCAACCCAGGGCCATGTCCACCGTCAGGGCGTTGCGAAAGGCATCGGGGGTCAGGATCCGGCGGGGCGTCAGGCCCTCGGCCAGCAGGGTGAGCACCTGCATCCCGGCGGCTTTGGCCAGCCGGATGCGGGCCGCCATGACCGCCGGGATGGTGCCGTTGCCGGGAAGCCCCAGACCGATGGCTTCGGTCAGGCAGTTCATCGAGTTGGCGGTGAACATGCCGGCGCACGACCCGCAGGTGGGGCAGGCCGCGTCTTCGATTTCGGCCAGCTCGGCGGGCGTCATCCGGCCGGCCCTGACCGCCCCGACCGACTCGAAAACCGTGATCAGGTCGATTTTTTCCCTGCCTCCGCCCGGCCGTCGACCGGCCAGCATCGGACCGCCGGAAACCACGATCGCCGGCAGATCCAGGCGCGCGGCAGCCATCAGCATTCCCGGTACGATCTTGTCGCAGTTGGGCACCAGCACCAGGGCGTCCAGGGCGTGGGCGGTGGCCATGACCTCGATGGTGTCGGCGATCAGCTCGCGGCTGCCCAGCGAGTACTTCATGCCCACGTGGTTCATGGCGATGCCGTCGCAGACCCCGATGGTGCCGAACTCGATGGGGGTGCCGCCGGCCATGTAGATGCCGGCCTTGACGGCCTCCACGATCTTGTCCAGGTGGATGTGGCCGGGGATGATGGTGTTGGCCGAGTTGGCGATCCCCACCAGCGGGCGCCGGATCTCGGCATCGGTATACCCCATGGCCTTGAAGAGGGCCCGGTGGGGCGCCCGGCCGATGCCGTCTTTGACGCTGTCGCTTTTCATGGCTTCCTTTCGCGTTTTCCAAAAAAAAATCCGTTACCGGCCCTTGGGCTGATAACGGATTTTTTCCTGGTGTGGATGGTGCGCTTAGGCCATTATCAACCCATTATCCCCGCAGCGGAGGACGAGGTCCGCTACGAGGACGCTAATAAGGCTAATAATGAGGATAAGGGCGCTGGAAATCATCGGGTCCCGGATTGGATTGATAGAATAAACAAACATTAGCAGCAAGCCGATAAGCTGTCAAGACATTTTTGTCGCCGGCGGCGACGCGGTGGCGGACGCCCCGTTTCCTGGGGCAATACATCTGCCAGCGTGACTTCGGGTAGCGCCCGGGTGGCGCTTTACTTCACTCCGGAATTTTGGTAGGGCTTGCGCCTGTCAGCCAAACCGGCCTTGGGGTTTCGCCCGGGCGGCCTCTGGGGTCCGTGATCGGGTGGGGAGAAAAAAGTATGCAACTTTCTGAACAGCAGCAGCGCGCCGTGGCCTATATGGGGACCCCGACCCTGGTGGTGGCGGGTGCCGGCTCCGGCAAAACCATGACCCTGACGGCCAAGATCGACCAACTGGTGCGCTCGGGCTTTGAACCCGAGCGGATCCTGGCGATCACCTTCACCAACAAGGCCGCCGAGGAGATGAAAACGCGGCTGGTGAGCCTGACGGGTTTGCCGGCTTTCAAATTCCCCTGGGTGCGAACCTTCCACTCCGCCTGCCTCCGGATCCTCAAGGCGCACTGCGGGCTGCTGGGCTACCAGCCGGCCCTGCAGGTTTTAGCCGAGTACCAGCAGTTGAAAACCTTCAAGGAGATCGTCATCGGCCGCCTGAACCAGGACAAGAAACACGTGCCGGCGGTTCGCGCCCATATTTCGCACGCCAAGAACTCCGGCAATCCCGCCGCCTATTTCGACCGCAAACCGCGCGTGGGCAATATCCGCCTCACGGACGCCTATCGGCTCTACGAGCAGACCCTGAAAGCCATGAACGCGGTCGATTTCGACAATATCCTGCTCCTCACCCGGGATCTGCTGCGCGATCACCAGGCGGTGCGGGACCATTACCGCAAGCTGTTCAGGTACATTCTCTGCGATGAGTACCAGGACACCAACAACCTGCAGGAAGAGCTGACCCGGCTGCTGCTCAAAGACGGCAATCTCTTCTGCGTGGGCGACGATTGGCAGGCGATCTATTCCTTCCGCGGAAGCAACGTGGACCATTTCCTCGGCTTCTCCCGAACCTATCCGGGCGCCAAGGTGTTCCGCCTGGAGCAGAATTTCCGCAGCGCCGACGAGATCGTTCAGGTGGCCAACGACCTCATCGGTTATAACGACCACAAGATGGACAAGGCCTGCTTTTCAGACAAGCGCGGCGGCGTGGTTGAACTCCATGATTTTTTTGACGAGGGAAAAGAGGCCGACTGGGTGGCCCGCAAAGTCCAGAAGTTCAACCGCGGCGGGATCGCCTATGACCAGATGGCGGTGCTTTATCGAACGAAATTCTGCTCCCTGGCCTTTGAGCAAACATTCCGCGCGCGGGGCATTCCCTACCGCTTGCTGGGCGGCAAGGGGTTTTTCGACCGCAAGGAAGTCCTCGATCTCAACTGTTATGTCACGGCCGCCGTCTTCCCCAAGGACGACGTGGCATTCGAGCGGATCCTCAACACCCCCAAGCGGGGGATCGGCCCCGGGACGGTCAAAAAACTGGCCGCGATGAAGACCGGCGCCATGAGCCTGCAGGATGCCGCCCGCCAGGCGGTGGCGGACAAGCTGCTGACCCCCAAGCTCTACCGCAGCCTGACCGAAGTCCTGGATCTGCTGGACGACATCCGCGACATGCAACCGGCTGCCGCATTTCAGGAGGTCATCGCCCGGCTCCAGTATCTCGATTACCTGAAGGCCTACGCCCAGGGCAATTCCATGGACTTCACCGCGCGGGAGGAAAACATCCAGCAGCTGATCTACTCGGCCTCCCAGAAAGAGACCCTGCTTGACTACCTCGAGGAGGCCGCCCTGGTCAAGGAGGACAAGCCGGATGACGAACAGGCGCCCTCCGGGGGGGTCAACCTCTCCACGATCCACGCCGCCAAGGGGCTGGAGTTCGGGGTGGTGTTCGTTGTGGGCTGCGAGGAGCAGCTCTTCCCCCACTGGAAAGCCCTCGAGGAGCGCGCCGGAATCGAAGAGGAGCGCCGCCTGATGTATGTCTCGGTCACCCGCGCCGAACGCTACCTCTACCTGTCAAGCGCCGATTACCGCAAGGGGCAGTACAACTGCCGCAGCCGCTTTCTAAACGAGATTGCCGAGCTTTTGGGGTAGCGGAGGCGCCGGCCCCCAACGGCGGTCGGGCCCCTCGACCGCGCCGGCATCCCGGCGGCCGGGGGGGTGTGATGCCCCGGGTCGGCTACTGCGACTGCCGTTCGCGCTCCAACTCCTCCGGCGTCATGGTCCAGAAGGGCGTGCCGTCCTTTGTCAAGCGCACCTTGAACTCGAAAAAGTCCCCCTTTTTGACCTTGGAGGCCATGAACACGTCAGTGCCGTCGAATTCCGCCCAGGCCCCCCGGATCTTGACCTTGTCCCCCTTCTTGACGCCGATTGCCGTGCGGTCCGCAAACCACGCCGGGCAAAGGTGAACCAGAATCTCGTCACCCTCGGATTCCTGGACCACCAGCGCCACCGCCGGTGACATCCCCGGCAGCGGCACCACCTCGCGAATGTCGGTGACCACCCCCCTGAGCTGGTCCAGCTCGGCGGCGTCGTAGCGGCTGTTGTAAGGGCTGTCCTTCTCCCAGCCGGCCATTACCGCACTGTCCTGGGCGTGGATCAGGGGGGTGCTGAAAAGGGCAACCAGGGTGAAGACGCCAAAAAAAATTCTCATGGTTTGATCCTCCTGTGGGCTTGAATTTTAGGGCCGAGGCCCTTATCTCACGCATTCCTGCCGACGGCGGCCCTCAGCAGCCTTGGAAGTCAGGTGGGGTGGCCCCGGGCAGCGATGCGGGCGCTAAAGCCTTTGTCGCTGATTTCCCGGTGCCACCGCTGCCCCCGCCCGGCAGTTCAACCATAATACAGGTCGGCGACCGAGGCAAACCCCTGTCAGATCTGATTCGGGTGCTCCCGGACAGCGATTGTCGGCTTCGGGGTCTGGTTGACATTGGCACCGATTTTGATTAAATCTGGCCCGTTTGACGGCTCCGGCGCCCGGGGGCTGCAGCTGTTGCGGCCGCCAAGCCAGGCCGCTGGCTGTGGCGGCCTGCAGCAGCGCCGCGATTTCGGGCTGCCGTTGTCCATCAGAAGGGGCTCGGCCGGTGCCCGGTGTTCCGCCGTCCGGGTTGGGGGGCGTTGATTACAGCGGGTTTATGTACAGATACTTTCCAATTCTCCGGGCCACCGCCTTTCTTCAGAAAACCTACGAGCGGTTTCTCAAAATCAGGGGCAGCCCCCGTGAAATCGCCTTGGGGCTCGCCCTGGGGCTTTTCGTCGGAATGACCCCCTTCATGGGGCTTCACACGGCAATCGCCGTTTTTTTCGCGGCTATTTTCAAGTGGAACAAAATCTCCTCCGCGTTGGGGGTGTGGGTCTCCAATCCCCTCACGGCCCCGTTCGTCTATAGCGCCACCTACATCCTGGGGGCCCGTGTCAGCGGCTCGGCACGGCCTTTTAAGCCACCCGGTGAGCTGGGGCTTTCAACCATAACGGGCCTGCTGCAGAAAACGCCTGAAATCTTCTGGACCCTGATTGTGGGGGGGGTTATCCTGGGGCTCCCGCTGGCCGCGATCGGCTACTATTTTGCCTACCAGTCGGTTCTCAAATACCAGCAGGGGTTGAAGGCAAAAATAGCCCAAAAAATTGAAAAAACAGCCTTGAAGCGGCGGGTTCGCAATAAGAGGAAAAAGCGCCAAAATTGAGGCTGCCGCCGCAGTGTCATTTCGGCGAGCCGGAGGACGCATGCCGCTCGTGGCCCCAAGGCGCGCAACCGCTCACGAGCAAAGTCCCGCAGCCCGCGGGAAAGGAGGTGCAATGAAACCCCAGAGCCGGCGCGAGTTTTTGGGTAAAACGGCAGTTCTTTCGGGAGGTATCCTGCTCTACCCGCTGGTGACCGCCTGCGAGCGTTCAGGCGAGGCGCCCCCTGAAGCGCGATCCGGGGCGGCGGGGGCGCAGCCCCTGGTACCGCCGCTGGTGCGACCGCGCGGCTGGGATCCCATCGGGTTCAACCGTGCACGGGGCAATGCCGGGGCCATCCCGGCATCCTATCTTCCCGATATCAACGGGCCCGATGGGGAAAGCGCCCACTTGGGAAAACATCTGCCGTTTCTGCCGCCCGTGGATCCGGCCGGCATCCCCGAAGGCTATGTCGCCCTGATGTGGGGTGATCCGGCCAAGGGCCATGTCCGGCATCCCAATGCACCCCCCGAGGCATCCAACAATTTCGAGGGGCATTGGTTCAACTGGATCAGGATCCGGAAGTCCTCCGGCAGCTGGCAGGAAACGGCGGTCAGCACCTATTCGGGCTGGCCGCAGGCGTCTCCCGACGACAGCGGTCGCTACGCCATCCTGGGCCGCCATCGACTGACCGATGAGGCCGGTATCTACACCATCTATCTTGCGGCCCTGCCGCGGGGAGTTTCGCGGGGCGATACCCTGCGGATCTGGGCGCACTGCCTGACCCACGGCGAGTATGTGGATTTCGTCAGGATCTGAGGACGGAGGTCGGTATGAGTGTCATCGTCGAACTGGCGCTTTTTCCTACGGACAAAGGCGCCAGCGTGAGCGCCTATGTGGCGCGTGCGGTGCGCATCGTGCGTGACAGCGGACTGCCGTTTCAACTCGGCCCCATGGGGACCTGCATCGAAGGCGAGTGGGACGCGGTGATGGCGGTCGTGAGCCGCTGTTTCAAGGCCCTGGCGGTGGACAGCGAGCGCGTCTATCTGACCCTCAAGGCGGATTACCGCAAAGGCCCGGCGGGCCGGCTGCAGGGCAAGATACGCGCCGTCGAGACAAAGCTCGGCAGCCGGGAGGCGGTTTTTGAAGATCCCCCGGCGGGCTGAAAGCCCTGACGCCGCGCCGAGATTAGACTTTCTGGGCCGCCATCAAAAATCCCAAAGCAGCGGGTCGGGCTCCAGGCCTTCGGTCACGGTTCGGCTGATCCGGTCCATTTCCGCCAGGTCCGCCGCCGCCAGCACCACCTCGGCCGCTGCGGCGCTTTCCCTGATCTGTCCGGGTCCGCGCGCGCCGGCGATGGCGCAGGTGTTCGGGTGCGACAGCACCCAGGCAAGCGCCAGCTGCGCCAAACTCACCCCGTTGCGCGCCGCGATCGGTCGCAAGGCCGCCAGGGCCGCCTGAACCCTGCGAAAAGTATCCGGTTTAAACAGTTTGCTTTTGGCCCGGTGATCGCCTTTTTCAAATCGGTGGTCCGGGCCGAACTTGCCCGTCAACAGCCCCTGGGCCATGGGCGAGTAGGCCAGGATGGTGATGGCGTTCGCCTGGCAGTAATCCATGGCATCGGTTTCCAGGTGCCGCCAGAAAAGGGAGTAGGGGGGCTGCAGGCTGTCGATGCGACCGTATTGGGCGGTCTCCTGGATTTGGGCCGCGGAAAAGTTGGAGACTCCGATGGCCCGGATTTTGCCCGCCGTCCGGAGGTCGTTGAGGGCCCCCATGGTTTCGGCCACCGGCACCCGGGGGCTTCCAAAGCTGCCCGCGGGCCAGTGGATCTGGTAGAGGTCGATGACGTCGGTGGCCAGATTTTTAAGCGATCGGTTGCAGGCCTGGATCACCTGGTCGTACTTGAGATGATTGGCAAACACCTTGCTGGCCAGGACCACCTGGCCGCGCACAGCGGCCAGGGCCTTTCCCAGGATGCGCTCCGAGTGGCCATTGCCGTAAATCTCGGCCGTGTCAAAGGTGGTGATGCCGGCTTCGAAGGCCGCGCGCACGGCCGCCTCGCTTGCAGCATCCTCGATGCCCACCCACATGTCCTTGCCGGCCTGCCAGGTTCCCATGATCACGGCACTGATGGCGATGCCGGATCTGCCCAGTTCACGCTGCTGCATGAGACCCCTCCTTGGTGCGAAAGTGAAGTCCGGATCGGATTTTGATTTTTCAGCCGGAGTGTTTTATAGCCTCCACTATACCCGTCTTTGTGCCCAAAGCCAACCGTTGGCTGCGGTTGGCCCTTGTTAGCCCGGCAACGCTTTTAAAACCCGGATGCAGCGCGGCTGCTGCCGGCAACCCGCCTTTGGGGTGAGGGAGGACGATATGGAAAAAAACGGCTTTCAGAAGGTCAAACAGACCGATCGAAGAATGTACGGACCCCGTAAACTGCTGGTCTGCGGCTATCCGCAGTCGGAGCAGGCCGCCCTTTTGGAACTCCTCGGGGGGTGCGGGCTGGAGGCGCTGCCCGTTGTCTTTGTGCCTGAAAGCCAGGCCCACTGCACCCTTCAAACACTTCTGGAGCACCCGGACCGCAGCGGCTGGGAGCGGGATTCCAGCCTGCGGCGGGCCGT
This portion of the Desulfobacteraceae bacterium genome encodes:
- a CDS encoding dihydroxy-acid dehydratase, translating into MKSDSVKDGIGRAPHRALFKAMGYTDAEIRRPLVGIANSANTIIPGHIHLDKIVEAVKAGIYMAGGTPIEFGTIGVCDGIAMNHVGMKYSLGSRELIADTIEVMATAHALDALVLVPNCDKIVPGMLMAAARLDLPAIVVSGGPMLAGRRPGGGREKIDLITVFESVGAVRAGRMTPAELAEIEDAACPTCGSCAGMFTANSMNCLTEAIGLGLPGNGTIPAVMAARIRLAKAAGMQVLTLLAEGLTPRRILTPDAFRNALTVDMALGCSTNTVLHLSALAREAGVDFDLEMINAVSAQTPHLCSLSPGGKDHVEDLDRAGGIPALMQTLLAGGLIDPACLTVSAATVGENLANARVLDPAVIRPLDSPYHPEGGLAVLFGNLAPEGCVVKQSAVRPEMMRHEGPARVFDTEEAATEAIMTGAIRPGDVVVIRYEGPMGGPGMRE
- a CDS encoding DUF2062 domain-containing protein; amino-acid sequence: MYRYFPILRATAFLQKTYERFLKIRGSPREIALGLALGLFVGMTPFMGLHTAIAVFFAAIFKWNKISSALGVWVSNPLTAPFVYSATYILGARVSGSARPFKPPGELGLSTITGLLQKTPEIFWTLIVGGVILGLPLAAIGYYFAYQSVLKYQQGLKAKIAQKIEKTALKRRVRNKRKKRQN
- a CDS encoding ATP-dependent helicase, encoding MQLSEQQQRAVAYMGTPTLVVAGAGSGKTMTLTAKIDQLVRSGFEPERILAITFTNKAAEEMKTRLVSLTGLPAFKFPWVRTFHSACLRILKAHCGLLGYQPALQVLAEYQQLKTFKEIVIGRLNQDKKHVPAVRAHISHAKNSGNPAAYFDRKPRVGNIRLTDAYRLYEQTLKAMNAVDFDNILLLTRDLLRDHQAVRDHYRKLFRYILCDEYQDTNNLQEELTRLLLKDGNLFCVGDDWQAIYSFRGSNVDHFLGFSRTYPGAKVFRLEQNFRSADEIVQVANDLIGYNDHKMDKACFSDKRGGVVELHDFFDEGKEADWVARKVQKFNRGGIAYDQMAVLYRTKFCSLAFEQTFRARGIPYRLLGGKGFFDRKEVLDLNCYVTAAVFPKDDVAFERILNTPKRGIGPGTVKKLAAMKTGAMSLQDAARQAVADKLLTPKLYRSLTEVLDLLDDIRDMQPAAAFQEVIARLQYLDYLKAYAQGNSMDFTAREENIQQLIYSASQKETLLDYLEEAALVKEDKPDDEQAPSGGVNLSTIHAAKGLEFGVVFVVGCEEQLFPHWKALEERAGIEEERRLMYVSVTRAERYLYLSSADYRKGQYNCRSRFLNEIAELLG
- a CDS encoding aldo/keto reductase, translated to MQQRELGRSGIAISAVIMGTWQAGKDMWVGIEDAASEAAVRAAFEAGITTFDTAEIYGNGHSERILGKALAAVRGQVVLASKVFANHLKYDQVIQACNRSLKNLATDVIDLYQIHWPAGSFGSPRVPVAETMGALNDLRTAGKIRAIGVSNFSAAQIQETAQYGRIDSLQPPYSLFWRHLETDAMDYCQANAITILAYSPMAQGLLTGKFGPDHRFEKGDHRAKSKLFKPDTFRRVQAALAALRPIAARNGVSLAQLALAWVLSHPNTCAIAGARGPGQIRESAAAAEVVLAAADLAEMDRISRTVTEGLEPDPLLWDF
- a CDS encoding MTH1187 family thiamine-binding protein, whose protein sequence is MSVIVELALFPTDKGASVSAYVARAVRIVRDSGLPFQLGPMGTCIEGEWDAVMAVVSRCFKALAVDSERVYLTLKADYRKGPAGRLQGKIRAVETKLGSREAVFEDPPAG
- a CDS encoding DUF3783 domain-containing protein gives rise to the protein MEKNGFQKVKQTDRRMYGPRKLLVCGYPQSEQAALLELLGGCGLEALPVVFVPESQAHCTLQTLLEHPDRSGWERDSSLRRAVIMSGLSERELHALMGGYRQQGLPAQLWATLTPTSEGWTIKSLLDELDAERRAFQRRQS